In Staphylococcus lloydii, the following proteins share a genomic window:
- a CDS encoding ABC transporter ATP-binding protein: MIQLVDINRHFKNGNEEIHILKDINFHITEGEFIAIMGPSGSGKSTLINILGFVDRGYEGEYLFNGENFKNTSDNHLAKIRNKTVGFVFQNFKLIQNNTILENVSIPLVYVGLSAQARKSRVIRTLNDVGLYDKENLVPNKLSGGQQQRVAIARAIINNPKFIIADEPTGALDSETSKDIIELFIKLNKSHKTTIILVTHDRKVADRADRIIHILDGRIQREEAVE, encoded by the coding sequence ATGATACAACTTGTAGATATTAATCGTCATTTTAAAAATGGTAACGAAGAAATTCATATTTTAAAAGATATTAATTTTCACATAACAGAAGGGGAATTTATCGCTATCATGGGGCCTTCAGGCTCTGGTAAGAGTACCCTTATTAATATTTTAGGATTTGTAGATCGTGGTTATGAAGGTGAATATCTTTTTAACGGAGAAAATTTCAAAAATACTTCGGATAATCACCTAGCCAAAATAAGAAATAAAACTGTTGGCTTTGTATTTCAAAATTTCAAACTGATTCAAAATAATACTATTTTGGAAAATGTCAGTATACCTCTTGTTTATGTTGGTTTAAGTGCTCAAGCGCGCAAAAGCCGTGTCATACGAACATTAAACGATGTAGGGTTGTATGATAAGGAAAACCTAGTCCCTAATAAATTATCGGGAGGTCAGCAACAACGTGTAGCGATTGCGCGTGCAATTATTAATAATCCTAAATTTATTATTGCCGACGAACCTACGGGTGCGTTAGATTCCGAAACTTCTAAAGATATTATTGAATTATTTATCAAATTAAATAAATCGCATAAAACAACGATAATTTTAGTTACGCATGACCGTAAAGTTGCTGATAGAGCGGACCGTATTATTCACATTCTAGATGGTCGCATCCAAAGAGAAGAGGCGGTTGAATGA
- a CDS encoding YjdF family protein, producing MELSIFHNGQFFVALVEYKTEGKSKFIKYTFGTEPDDEQILIFIHQKLLPLLNATQTTVNTKVRKNKVNPKRLQRQVAKAQKAPKDITKAQLAIKEEQQLHKKQRKKLNKAKKDAFIARKRKLKRQKAKAKHKGK from the coding sequence ATGGAGCTATCAATATTCCATAATGGCCAATTTTTCGTTGCACTTGTTGAGTATAAGACAGAAGGGAAGTCTAAATTTATTAAATATACTTTCGGTACAGAACCAGATGATGAACAAATATTAATTTTTATTCATCAGAAGTTGTTGCCGTTGCTAAATGCTACGCAAACGACGGTAAATACTAAAGTAAGGAAGAATAAAGTTAACCCTAAACGTTTACAAAGACAAGTGGCTAAAGCGCAAAAAGCACCCAAAGATATAACTAAGGCGCAGTTGGCGATTAAGGAAGAACAACAACTGCACAAGAAACAGCGCAAAAAATTGAATAAGGCTAAAAAAGATGCCTTTATAGCTCGAAAACGCAAGCTTAAGCGTCAAAAAGCGAAAGCCAAACATAAAGGTAAATAA
- a CDS encoding efflux RND transporter periplasmic adaptor subunit — protein MIKNFKKVVKSSQGKWILVSALISVLLIYFAVNKLNTLNHSSKGQDYKTYRVEKVKALKLQGKASPKLIKTYNNNSQIGTFISTSVTDGQKVKQGEPLINYNISQSKRQQLVQKVEEAQEKVNDDYENINIEPHNNDLQKKLTQDQVALSEAKQQLNQHDKQVNDSIYAAFDGKIDIQNNSNLADGQPILQLVSNEAQIKSKVSEFDLESIKEGDKVDIKVTNNGKKGKGEIKKIAETPKSYELKASEPVASSPANDDKDATTSHENPVDADRQGENDAEVSKYTVIIDNIDIPLRAGYSIDIKVPLEAIKLPSAVLTKDNRVFVVTKDSKVEKREITIDKMNGEIFVKKGLKSGDKLIVNPKKTLNDGDKVEVSS, from the coding sequence ATGATTAAAAATTTTAAAAAGGTTGTTAAATCGTCACAAGGTAAATGGATTTTAGTCAGTGCACTTATTTCAGTGTTATTAATTTATTTTGCAGTCAACAAACTAAATACTTTGAATCATTCGAGTAAAGGTCAAGATTATAAAACGTACCGTGTTGAAAAGGTAAAGGCGCTTAAATTGCAAGGTAAGGCGAGTCCGAAGTTAATCAAAACATATAATAATAACAGTCAAATTGGTACATTTATAAGTACAAGCGTTACAGATGGGCAAAAAGTTAAACAGGGAGAACCATTAATAAACTATAATATTTCCCAAAGTAAACGCCAACAGCTCGTACAAAAAGTAGAAGAAGCACAGGAAAAAGTGAATGATGATTATGAAAATATCAATATAGAACCGCATAATAATGATTTGCAAAAGAAATTAACGCAAGATCAAGTAGCGTTAAGTGAAGCGAAACAACAGTTAAACCAACATGATAAACAAGTGAACGACAGTATTTATGCGGCTTTCGATGGCAAAATAGATATTCAAAATAATAGCAATTTAGCCGATGGTCAACCGATACTCCAACTCGTCTCAAACGAAGCTCAAATTAAATCTAAAGTTTCCGAATTTGATTTGGAATCAATTAAAGAGGGAGACAAAGTAGATATAAAAGTTACCAATAATGGTAAAAAAGGTAAAGGTGAGATTAAAAAAATTGCTGAGACACCTAAGAGTTATGAACTAAAAGCAAGTGAGCCTGTTGCTTCAAGTCCGGCAAATGATGACAAAGATGCTACAACGTCACATGAGAATCCTGTCGATGCGGACCGTCAGGGAGAAAATGATGCAGAAGTGTCAAAATATACGGTGATAATAGATAATATAGATATTCCATTACGTGCAGGCTACTCTATAGATATTAAAGTGCCTTTAGAGGCAATTAAATTACCAAGCGCAGTATTAACAAAAGATAATCGTGTATTTGTAGTGACTAAAGATAGCAAAGTAGAAAAACGTGAAATTACTATAGATAAAATGAATGGAGAAATTTTTGTAAAAAAAGGATTGAAATCGGGTGATAAGCTAATAGTAAATCCTAAAAAGACACTAAATGATGGGGACAAAGTTGAGGTGTCTTCATGA
- a CDS encoding MepB family protein, whose protein sequence is MTNSDVTKYKSLSLFKKTFPYIPNEAIEIEIWNTEYEAMNLYMNGKYYKSRLAKKTPKKAGYFVAIWHKNPENKNVPFKYEESPDILVINVIDNNHKGQFKFPKDMLRNKGIVQSQNYKGKMALRVYPDWEQQLNKTALATQKWQSKYFEDLSDDD, encoded by the coding sequence ATGACAAATAGCGATGTAACTAAATATAAATCTTTATCATTATTTAAAAAAACGTTCCCTTATATACCAAATGAAGCAATTGAAATAGAAATATGGAACACAGAATATGAAGCTATGAATCTCTATATGAACGGTAAATATTATAAGAGCAGATTGGCTAAGAAAACACCGAAGAAAGCAGGGTATTTTGTGGCGATATGGCATAAAAACCCAGAGAATAAAAACGTACCATTTAAATATGAAGAATCTCCCGATATATTGGTCATTAATGTCATTGATAACAATCATAAAGGACAATTTAAATTTCCTAAAGACATGTTGCGCAACAAAGGTATAGTACAATCTCAAAATTATAAAGGTAAGATGGCTTTGCGTGTTTATCCAGATTGGGAGCAACAATTAAACAAAACTGCTTTAGCAACACAGAAATGGCAAAGCAAGTACTTTGAAGATTTGTCTGACGATGATTGA
- a CDS encoding HAD family hydrolase, giving the protein MIKAIIFDLDQTLLNRQASLESFTDAQYDRYIDYLTPVSKAEFKSKFMDFDNNGYVWKDKVYAALIEYFNIRGLTKDELLEDYITTFCDYCVPFPYLYETLDELTANNYKLGIITNGKFPFQLHNINALKLDTYMDTILISEQENIKKPNPLIFEKAAKQLGFAMHECLFVGDNFENDYQAAKNADMHAIYKANHQAMPTSNIPFINNLDELISQLKNV; this is encoded by the coding sequence ATGATTAAAGCAATCATTTTCGATTTGGATCAAACGTTATTGAATAGGCAAGCATCTCTAGAGAGTTTTACTGACGCACAATATGACCGATACATTGATTATTTAACCCCTGTATCAAAAGCTGAATTTAAAAGTAAGTTTATGGATTTTGATAACAATGGATACGTGTGGAAAGATAAAGTTTATGCGGCGTTAATTGAATATTTTAATATTCGAGGGCTAACAAAGGATGAACTTTTAGAAGACTATATAACTACTTTTTGTGATTATTGTGTCCCTTTTCCATATTTATACGAAACATTAGACGAATTAACAGCAAATAATTATAAATTAGGGATAATCACGAATGGCAAGTTTCCTTTTCAACTGCATAATATCAATGCACTAAAACTGGATACATATATGGATACTATTTTAATATCAGAGCAAGAAAATATTAAAAAACCAAATCCCTTAATTTTTGAAAAAGCCGCAAAACAACTCGGTTTCGCAATGCATGAATGTTTATTTGTCGGTGATAACTTCGAAAACGATTATCAAGCTGCTAAAAATGCTGATATGCATGCAATATATAAAGCAAATCACCAAGCTATGCCAACTAGTAACATACCTTTTATAAATAATTTGGACGAATTAATATCCCAATTAAAAAACGTCTAG